In Phycisphaerae bacterium RAS2, the DNA window TCTACGGCGCGATGGTCAAACGTTCCTTGAGCCAATCGTACTCGGTGCAGTGAGGTGTGGCATGCCGATAATCTGGGACCTGCGAGCCAAGCTGTACGACGTATGCGAGGCTTCAAGCATTCGCCGCGGACCCGCTAAAGCGGCGCTGTTCCGGGAGATGAAAGGCCGTGTGCTGTTTGTAGCCATTGGCACCGGAGTGGACATACCGCATTTTCCACCCGGCCAAGTGATCGTAGCGGTGGACATCAGCAAAGAAATGCTCCGTCGAGCGGAGGCGCGGCGGGCGAGTTACGCCGGCACCCTCCAACTGGTCGAGGCGGACGCGACGAACCTTCGTTTCCCCGATGCTTCGTTCGACACGGTCGCAACGTCGTGTACGTTTTGTTCCGTGCCCGATCCGGTCGATGCGCTGAGGGAATTATTCCGAGTATTACGGCCGGGTGGCCGGCTACTCATGTTCGAGCATGTACGCAGCCGCAATCCCATCCTGGGGCTTACCCTTGACTTGATGACGCTCTGGACGCGGCGAGCGGGCACGGAAATGAACCGCGATACGGTTGGCAACGTCCTGAAAGCCGGTTTTGAAATCACGAGGATTGATAGTGTTTATCTGGACATCATACTTGCGATCCGTGGACGCAAGCCCTGGTCTGGGATATCACAAACGGAGAATCAACATGGGTAGGTTATTAGGGCGACGCATGCGAATCCTCCTCCCCGGCCTATGTATGTTCGCTCCGGTCGATTGCACGGAGCCTGAACCGAAGGTGGTTCACAATGTCGTTCCGACAGGAGAAGGGCATCGTCTCGGCTGCCGGCTTTGCTACGACGAGACGGCCCGCGTTCTCAGGGGGCCGCCGAAG includes these proteins:
- the ubiE_1 gene encoding Ubiquinone/menaquinone biosynthesis C-methyltransferase UbiE; this encodes MPIIWDLRAKLYDVCEASSIRRGPAKAALFREMKGRVLFVAIGTGVDIPHFPPGQVIVAVDISKEMLRRAEARRASYAGTLQLVEADATNLRFPDASFDTVATSCTFCSVPDPVDALRELFRVLRPGGRLLMFEHVRSRNPILGLTLDLMTLWTRRAGTEMNRDTVGNVLKAGFEITRIDSVYLDIILAIRGRKPWSGISQTENQHG